The genomic region ATCAACTCAGGTGTGACGTCATTCCTGGCTCCGACATCCGACTTCCGAAGTAAATAGAATGCAGAATCAGCACATTTACCCGGTTGtcgtatttccatcactgccagtCATAACAGATAAATACCCATCACTCCTGCTGAGTCATTTGTCATGGGAGTGAATGGTGATtataacctttcccattaaatttTATACACCACAGTTTCTAGTTTTGTTCGTGATCATGTTCTTAAGGTTTTCACTGAGGGGTTTTCTCATTGATTCCTGATATAATATTTCATTAGTTTGCTGACAGTATTTTCTTTATGGAGTGATAAAAAGAGATATCCCAATATCCCCTCTGTAAAAACCTATTTTACATGTTAACAAAACTGATCAAGAACTTGGCTTTATTCAATGTTCTAATATTTGTTCTAGAAATGTATGGGAATGGGAAGTGTCATGGTGATATCTATATCTAAAAGTTTAACTTCTGACATGTCAATGGAAAACATGTAATGTTATTAAAAACTTTAATAATGGCTGCATTACACTGAGGCGTGCCAATTCAGGACCCCAGTGTTGTGCATACTGGCTCACTGGTATTGCtgactgggacacttgaatcaAAGGGAGCCATTGATATTAGTAACACTGTGCTTTTTTGACAAGTCGCAATGTTGGGCAATGTTCAGTGAAAACGGCCAGTTATGAGACTGCAGGAGTTATGTCAAGCATTTACAGGAGGTAGGCCTACTGTAGGTGTTGTTCCAAAAATCCAACTGAGTGGATGTATCACATGCAGTGGGTGTGAGTGATAGTGGAGGTGCTGCACCTTTCTCACTCCTGGAAACATCCTGAACAGCACAGACGATACAGTCTAAAAACTAGAGTGCCATTTACAAGGAAATTCAGGAACTGTTTTCTACCTAAAATTCAACATTGCTCATGTAATTAAGTGGTGGTTGGTGTCCTGAACTTAATGCTTAACTGCGTAATAATAAAGGACAAAGAGCTTGGAAGATATTTTACTGCTGTGATATGCTTACTTTTTGACTGTTAACATTTTTTAGGGGCTGATGCTAAGCTAAATAGTATCAGCTAAAACTGTTCTTTGGATCGTTCATTTGATTACAGATTAATCTTTAATTACCAAGTGGCAGTGACCAGTTAATGGCCTCTACACGTTATGATAGTTGAAAGGCTGTATGTGGTGACGATTGCGATAcagtaactgtacatttgttaCCACTGGGGTGATGTGTGCTGATACCTGTCTCTCGCAGTAGGCCTTCATGAGTTTGCTGAGCTGCGTGTGTCTCTTGATCTTGAACTGTATGACAGACCGATCCTGACCAACTACCTTCAGGTTTATGTGTTCGTTGCTTTCTGTCTTGACTGTTTCCTGAAGGATGACATCAGAGAGAACAAACAGTTAGCACAGCCATGCAGGGAACCAGAGCTGATTAATCAGATTTTATTAATGACAACATTACCTGGTTACAGCTTCACAGATGGAAACAACTATATGCTTATCAGTTTTAGACCATTAGTTCGGACTCTTGTAACTCATGACGGGCAACTGCCATTATTTCTGAAATTTCAAATAAGTTAAATGGTTAAAGTGGAGAGCTACAGGTTACTCCACCTCTAATGTGTCATTAAGGTAAGTAGGGCAATGTGATAATAAATACTGGGAGACAGATTTAAGATCCAGTTTGCTATAGACTTTCCACCCTGGCAGATATCCATCCCTTTATTACCTCTGGTTGGCACATGGCTAAGAAGGAAGACAATATTACTGAATATCAGAGCTGCattgattagtcaattaattgcttagttgatcaacagaaaattaatcagcaatttttttgataatttaatAACTATTATagtattttttaagcaaaaaaagccaaacatttgcttaTTTCATGCTAGTTAAATGTGAGaatctgatgtttttctttgtcatacttgacaataaactgaatgGCTTTGTATATTTGGACTGTTGATTGGATTAAACATACAATTTAAGATGACACTTTGAGCACGTTTGACTATTTtctgataaaacaaacaatgggcagattaatcaaggatgaaaataataattagttgcagccctgttgAATATACAAGATTTTTGCATCTGTTTGATGAAGTAATTTATTAGGCAGGCAAAATCAGACATTACCATATGGCATGGGTAGCTATATATATGGCTCCTAAAATTAATTTCCAGGAAGTGTATTTTAGTTAACTTTAAAGTCTTTTCTGGGGCATATTTTCCCTTTCTTTATATTCTGCTTCAGTGTCTTCAAATTCAAATCAGTGCAAGTTGGCCAAAGCCCTTATAAAAGTAGAGATACagctatataaaaaaaaagtactatAGTTTTCGTGGTAAATAGGCTGTGTACAAACTTTCTCCCATTTACACAAATGAACACACAAGCTATTAACACACACTCTCCCTTACCTAGCACATTTGGGGCCTAGGctttatgtttgattttttgatagtaagaaaaataaaataaaataaaataaaataaaataaaataaaataaactgcatCTCAATgcaaaaagtttattttatccgcagagtgacagctgacagtgAGGCTGTTTTTACACTCTGATTTCATCACTGTAGCTCAGAATAACacgagacacctgtgtgatgatgaaataaaaaaagcacacaCTGGTAACTGGCCTTATTATAAATGCACCATTTGAGTCAGATAGACCTCACCAGTCATTAACTACTTTCCCACTCTTTACTTCTGTCGCAGAAACAGGTTActtaattgtttttatgtgacatCTATCTCAGGTCATAAACAATAATGCCTCCACATACTTTAAGCCCTGGCCCTCCTGAATTATTTCTAGTGTTTCTACATCTTCTTATTCTGATGTAAGATCACAGGCTGTTGTTTAAATTTCACTCTGATAAACAGGACTTTTTACTGTCCCATAAACAGAACTTTGCTGCAGATAATTAGTGTCACCGTTTCATCTTATAAGTTCATTCATAGTTCAAATGATATTACCAGCCCCGCCTCTTTCACGTGAACGCGCTTGTGGCTGGATTgtaaaacccagagttgactgaattACTCGATAACCAGCTTCATGATACTGGTTAACCAGACAGTCATTCTTAGAGTGAGTGAAGATAACCAAAGAAGTCCTGGATATGTTGAACTGACTTCAAAACACAGGCCTCACTGGTTGTTGTGTGTGATCATGTAGAAAGCAATTTGCGCGCCTGTGGATGCGCGTTCACTTCACAAACCTTCAGGCATATCAAACCAGGTGTGTGTAAAAGTTGAATTTTAGCTCTCAACTTtatcaagttaaaaaaagaacGTGTACATTTAGGGTTTTctcccatgagcccctgagccACAGAGCCAGTGACATAAACTGCCATTTGATGTGGAGACACTCACCTTTGGTTTCTCATCAGCCATCCTCACTCTCTAGACGCTTCTCTACCCAGCCACACTAAAGATACGGGTGCGCGCACGTGCTCGTCCCCGTTTAAAATACTCGAAGAACGTGCGCATTCATGCGACTGTGCGCGTCCACATCGCCAGGCTCTGAATGGCTACAGGTAACCACGAGAGTAAAAGCGCAGTCTGGGCATGGGCGGGAGAGTCCTGATGCGCGTTACAGGGACACGAGACACCACGTGCACGCGCACAGCATGTTTATCCTCTTGTTGTGAAATTTGTTGAGGTTTAGAAATCCCACAAAATGCAGCTTTCTGCTGACCTCTCATCAGTGTTGTTGTATTTGCACTTTTTCTTTTCCCCTTTTTTAACCCTGTAAATGCCAGCGGCCATCTTGTTTTCCTGTCTGTTGACAAAGGTGCACTAAAACTGAACTAGAggaatatttttacataaaagtATGTCAAATCTTATCAGAATCTAATACAAACGTTTGTATGTTTGCATTTGGATACCAGAAGGAACATATTTTGATAATGCATTGCTTCCCTCCCCCCCAATTATATGAGTCCAGTTCCCTGGAACATAAGAGGTCTTGATTACAGGTGTTAATGCATTCATTAACAGTTCAATTTTTAGTTAACAATCTTTGTgttgggaaaaacaaacaaaaacttacATCAACATCAAGTTGATAACTACGTACAAACAGTTCAAATTACAGACTGAGCATAGAACTCTGAtgggaaataaacaaaaattaaataaactaaaaataaaaaaataaataaaaagggtCAGAGGTCTAAtcagaaaatatataaaagttTTTGTAAATATGCAAAGCTTGTTTGGTTTTTATGCATTTCAGTGCTTTCTTAAAAATTATCAACTTATTCATGATTAAGGAAAAGTGGTCTGGCATTAATATGTAGATACAGTGTTTAGCCATAGTAATCAAGCTGTTGTAAATCGTTTCCCTTTTTTATCCACCATTAGCACTACAAATTAGGCACTTAAGAGTCCTTTTCTgatattcttttttaaacaatgccaaaaaacattatataataacatgcaaaaaaatgttCTAAAGTTTCAATCTCAGTATCACAGTTGTTTTCATCAATGTTAAATCTTTGTCTTAGAAACTTATTGTAAGGTTAAATATCGTTTATCATTTTCAAATGAGTTTCTTTAGCTTTCGGTGAAAGAGAGATAGTGTGGTATCTGGTccttattataattataatgatcttttaatagatttttttctcttttaatggTAAAGGGAGGAGTATTGAGGTGAGGGTGCcctattttaattttgtttgtgcattttttacTCCTTAAAGTCAAGTTTGTCTATGTAAAGTTTgtccttcctttttttattttagcttaggggaggggcatacaaatttaaatggctgtattttgtatttattttaccacagatttttaaaaaaaaaaaaacatatttggagGGCATactatcttctttttttcaacTCTAAATTTTGGTCTTTTGTCtgtaacttttaactttcaaacattaaacttaagttttaaaaattaaattataaataatatttatggtggagggagggttaTGCATTGTTCACCattcactcagggaggctcaaggaaaaaatATAATCTTTGTAACTTTGGGGAGGGtcctgataaaaaataaataaataaaaaaagtcacaccaCAGCCACCCACCTACTCTTATAAATAAAGCACTGTCCCTAACCAACCACTGAACATTACAGTCCATACTCAGTACAGTTCACATTGAATTTGTCAATGAATTCATTGTACTCAAGAACACTCCCACTTGAATCCATAAATGTGAGACAGACCACATACCTCTCTCCACAGTAACATAGcggttttaaaaaataagatatATCTGATATTACAGGGGACAAAACCACATCATGAGTCAAACACTGCAGATAATAAAACAGGCAGGAGGAAGGGCAGCTTTCTCCGTGACGTCACACCTGCGCCGCAAGGGTCCTTTGAATGAATAACCGAGGCGCGTAAGCAGCTACCCTGCACCGGTAGTTCATGGCGT from Epinephelus moara isolate mb chromosome 18, YSFRI_EMoa_1.0, whole genome shotgun sequence harbors:
- the LOC126405423 gene encoding small ubiquitin-related modifier 2-like isoform X1: MADEKPKETVKTESNEHINLKVVGQDRSVIQFKIKRHTQLSKLMKAYCERQGLEMRHIRFMFDGQPINEKDTPSQLEMEDDDAIDVFQQQTGGLV
- the LOC126405423 gene encoding small ubiquitin-related modifier 2-like isoform X2, whose protein sequence is MADEKPKETVKTESNEHINLKVVGQDRSVIQFKIKRHTQLSKLMKAYCERQLEMEDDDAIDVFQQQTGGLV